One window of Arthrobacter oryzae genomic DNA carries:
- a CDS encoding Gfo/Idh/MocA family protein, translating to MGFETKTIRIAMNGITGRMGYRQHLLRSILPIRDAGGFTLEDGTRVQVEPILVGRNEAKIRELAELHKVSEWSTDLDAVINDPTVDVVFDASMTSLRAATLKKAMLAGKHIFTEKPTAETLEEAIELARIGKEAGVTAGVVHDKLYLPGLVKLRRLVDEGFFGRILSIRGEFGYWVFEGDVQAAQRPSWNYRKEDGGGMTTDMFCHWNYVLEGIIGKVKSVNAKTATHIPARWDEAGKEYKATADDASYGIFELETPGGDQVVGQINSSWAVRVYRDELVEFQIDGTHGSAVAGLNKCVAQQRAHTPKPVWNPDLPVTESFRSQWQEVPANAELDNGFKLQWEEFLRDVVAGREHRFGLLSAARGVQLAELGLQSNDQRRTIDIPEITL from the coding sequence ATGGGCTTCGAAACAAAGACGATCCGTATCGCCATGAACGGCATCACCGGCCGGATGGGCTACCGCCAGCACCTGCTGCGCTCCATCCTCCCCATCCGCGACGCCGGCGGCTTCACCCTCGAGGACGGCACCAGGGTACAGGTCGAACCCATCCTGGTTGGACGCAACGAAGCCAAGATCCGGGAGCTTGCCGAGCTGCACAAGGTCTCCGAGTGGAGCACCGACCTGGACGCCGTGATCAACGACCCCACCGTCGACGTCGTCTTCGATGCGTCCATGACCAGCCTGCGCGCGGCCACCCTGAAGAAGGCCATGCTCGCCGGCAAGCACATCTTCACCGAGAAGCCCACTGCCGAAACGCTCGAAGAGGCCATCGAACTCGCCCGGATCGGGAAGGAGGCCGGCGTCACCGCCGGTGTGGTGCACGACAAGCTGTACCTGCCCGGCCTGGTCAAGCTGCGCCGCCTCGTCGATGAAGGCTTTTTCGGCCGCATCCTGTCCATCCGCGGCGAGTTCGGCTACTGGGTCTTCGAAGGCGACGTCCAGGCGGCCCAGCGTCCGTCCTGGAACTACCGCAAGGAAGACGGCGGCGGCATGACCACGGACATGTTCTGCCACTGGAACTATGTCCTCGAAGGCATCATCGGCAAGGTCAAGAGCGTCAACGCCAAGACCGCCACCCACATCCCGGCCCGCTGGGACGAGGCCGGCAAGGAATACAAGGCCACGGCCGACGACGCCTCCTACGGCATCTTCGAACTGGAAACCCCGGGCGGCGACCAGGTCGTCGGCCAGATCAACTCGTCCTGGGCCGTCCGCGTCTACCGCGACGAGCTGGTGGAATTCCAGATCGACGGCACCCACGGCTCAGCCGTCGCGGGCCTGAACAAGTGTGTCGCGCAGCAGCGCGCCCACACGCCCAAGCCCGTCTGGAACCCGGACCTGCCCGTCACTGAGTCCTTCCGCAGCCAGTGGCAGGAAGTCCCCGCCAACGCCGAACTGGACAACGGCTTCAAGCTGCAGTGGGAAGAATTCCTGCGCGACGTCGTCGCCGGCCGCGAGCACCGCTTTGGCCTGCTCTCCGCAGCCCGCGGCGTCCAGCTCGCCGAGCTCGGCCTGCAGTCCAACGACCAGCGCCGCACCATCGACATCCCGGAGATCACGCTCTGA
- a CDS encoding DUF6993 domain-containing protein: MIRAETSQQQYGRRYGTPRSGTGRRVRSACALLMGAFVIAAGLAGCTGTQAGSPAGSSRAEQPAAPAGSSSASAAAGQPEVDAATARLTETVGNALRGVAAANPKPGQEQVAAALTGAGIPAGSLQVSAGSTPTGLAVDAIEAAALQGGDCVIGQIREGAVVVTVLPVLATGKCFVGG; encoded by the coding sequence GTGATCCGCGCAGAGACATCCCAGCAACAGTACGGTCGCCGGTACGGCACGCCACGGTCCGGAACCGGGCGGCGCGTACGCAGCGCCTGTGCCCTGCTCATGGGGGCGTTTGTCATCGCAGCCGGCCTCGCGGGCTGCACCGGAACGCAGGCCGGGTCCCCGGCAGGCTCCTCGCGGGCCGAACAACCGGCTGCACCGGCCGGCTCCTCTTCCGCGTCGGCGGCTGCGGGGCAGCCGGAGGTTGACGCCGCGACCGCCCGCCTCACTGAAACAGTCGGCAACGCCCTCCGCGGAGTCGCCGCAGCCAACCCCAAACCTGGTCAGGAGCAGGTGGCCGCGGCGCTGACGGGAGCGGGTATACCCGCCGGTTCACTGCAGGTGTCGGCCGGCAGCACGCCAACCGGCCTGGCGGTCGACGCCATTGAGGCGGCGGCCCTGCAGGGTGGGGATTGCGTGATCGGCCAGATCCGCGAAGGAGCTGTGGTGGTCACAGTCCTTCCGGTGCTGGCAACCGGGAAATGTTTCGTCGGAGGCTGA
- a CDS encoding SRPBCC family protein, producing the protein MEDPIKDARASVLVDAPRSRVWQALTDPDIVRQYFLGTQLTTTWQVGEPVTFAGEWKGKSYQDKGVVLENRHEELLRITHYSPLTGLPDEPENYHTVEYRLDESPDGTRVIITQGNNKSESEAEESAKLWEMVLGNLKELLER; encoded by the coding sequence ATGGAAGATCCGATCAAGGACGCCCGGGCGTCGGTGCTCGTGGACGCCCCGCGGAGCCGGGTATGGCAGGCGTTGACCGATCCGGATATCGTCAGGCAATATTTCCTCGGCACTCAACTGACTACCACCTGGCAGGTAGGTGAACCCGTGACCTTTGCCGGGGAGTGGAAGGGCAAAAGCTATCAGGACAAGGGAGTCGTGCTCGAAAACCGGCACGAAGAACTCCTGCGCATCACCCACTACAGCCCGCTGACGGGGCTGCCGGATGAGCCCGAAAACTACCACACCGTGGAGTACCGGCTGGACGAAAGCCCTGACGGCACGCGCGTCATCATCACGCAGGGGAACAACAAGAGCGAATCAGAGGCAGAGGAATCCGCCAAGCTCTGGGAGATGGTGCTGGGGAACCTTAAGGAGCTGTTGGAGCGCTGA
- a CDS encoding single-stranded DNA-binding protein, which translates to MTDTITVRGFVATEIKSSTTPRGVPTASFRLGSTDRRYDRASGTWVDGNTNWFTVQGYRQLAGNMGCSIKKGQRVIIVGRLKMRSWEKDGRIHHVAEINAESVGHDLMWGSANFIRTAGNSAQPGMGQGQQGSVSGTQDGIGQGTEEPDDAGDGREQDESDDPAAEGIFVDDENGGVLQLDPATGELTGAAA; encoded by the coding sequence ATGACTGACACCATCACTGTCCGGGGCTTCGTTGCCACGGAGATCAAAAGTTCCACCACACCCCGGGGAGTGCCCACCGCATCGTTTCGGCTCGGCTCGACAGACCGGCGTTATGACCGCGCGTCCGGCACGTGGGTGGACGGCAACACGAATTGGTTCACCGTGCAGGGCTACCGACAGCTGGCTGGCAATATGGGCTGCAGCATCAAGAAAGGCCAGCGCGTCATCATCGTGGGCCGGCTCAAGATGCGGAGCTGGGAAAAAGACGGCCGGATCCACCATGTTGCCGAGATCAACGCCGAGTCAGTGGGCCATGACCTTATGTGGGGCTCCGCCAACTTCATCCGCACGGCCGGAAACTCCGCCCAGCCCGGTATGGGGCAGGGCCAGCAAGGCTCCGTATCCGGGACGCAGGACGGCATCGGGCAGGGTACTGAAGAACCGGATGACGCCGGAGACGGCCGCGAGCAAGACGAAAGCGACGACCCGGCAGCTGAAGGCATATTCGTTGACGACGAAAACGGCGGCGTCCTGCAGCTCGATCCGGCGACCGGCGAACTCACCGGAGCCGCCGCCTGA
- a CDS encoding GNAT family N-acetyltransferase produces MTTAPAAWPDVERLFGVRGEPSRCWCRFFALTGAAWNASTPADRKGQLRARFDAGGPAPGVLAFRGGVPVGWCAVEPRDCYPRILRSQVLKAAGPAVHGGAGDGTEGPVWSVTCFVVAPGHRRSGVAGALLRAAVGHAVAHGAGIVEGYPVDPGVRPKAGPSDLYHGTLKLFLDAGFEQASDAVPGRAVVRLFVRR; encoded by the coding sequence TTGACCACAGCACCGGCGGCCTGGCCCGACGTCGAGCGCCTCTTTGGAGTGCGCGGTGAACCGTCCCGTTGCTGGTGCCGTTTCTTCGCCCTGACCGGGGCCGCATGGAATGCCTCAACCCCCGCGGACCGTAAGGGCCAGTTGCGCGCAAGGTTCGACGCCGGCGGCCCGGCACCGGGGGTCCTCGCCTTCCGCGGCGGAGTGCCCGTGGGCTGGTGTGCCGTGGAGCCGCGCGACTGCTATCCGCGGATTCTGCGTTCGCAGGTCCTGAAGGCGGCCGGCCCGGCGGTGCACGGCGGGGCCGGGGACGGCACCGAGGGACCGGTCTGGTCGGTGACCTGCTTCGTTGTGGCCCCGGGCCACCGCCGCAGCGGCGTGGCCGGAGCGCTCCTTCGCGCCGCCGTCGGCCATGCCGTGGCCCATGGTGCCGGCATCGTGGAGGGCTACCCCGTGGATCCCGGGGTTCGGCCGAAAGCCGGTCCGTCGGACCTGTACCACGGAACGTTGAAGCTGTTCCTGGACGCAGGCTTCGAGCAGGCCAGTGATGCGGTGCCCGGCCGGGCGGTGGTCCGGCTCTTCGTTCGGCGCTAG
- a CDS encoding LacI family DNA-binding transcriptional regulator: MAASTLTEVARLAGVSPATASRVLNGSARKPGPGVSERVRQAAETLGYIPNAQAQALAKSSSGLVGLIVHDIADPYFSAIARGVQEVAREQHKMVLLATTAGTPADEKEAVAAFAARRADAIVIAGSRSSRPEDEQGNAELAAELDRYCRNGGHVGVVGQAIVGAAALDGYHLVEVPNEQLAAELAVKLAASHSGDFVIIGGPEGLITSDDRIRGFQSGLAAAGRPAAEVLRASFNRAGGYEAGLVLADRMRDARNAEPANEGAKPALCIFAANDVMAIGATAALRSLGFRVPRHALVAGFDDIETLRDFRPGLSTVRLPLEEIGRLATLSTVGPDVHGGLDMDRDGGTAVTGQVTLRRSTDWTP, encoded by the coding sequence GTGGCTGCAAGTACCCTCACCGAGGTGGCACGACTGGCCGGAGTCTCACCGGCCACTGCATCACGGGTCCTCAACGGTTCTGCCCGTAAACCGGGCCCGGGAGTTTCCGAGCGGGTGCGGCAGGCAGCCGAAACCCTCGGCTACATTCCCAACGCCCAGGCACAGGCACTCGCGAAGTCCAGCTCGGGGCTGGTGGGCCTGATCGTGCACGACATCGCGGATCCCTATTTCTCGGCCATAGCCCGCGGTGTGCAGGAAGTGGCGCGTGAACAGCACAAGATGGTGCTGCTGGCCACCACGGCCGGGACCCCGGCCGATGAGAAGGAAGCGGTGGCCGCCTTTGCGGCCAGGCGCGCCGACGCCATTGTGATTGCCGGCTCGAGGTCATCCCGGCCTGAGGATGAGCAAGGCAATGCTGAACTTGCCGCCGAACTGGACCGCTATTGCCGCAACGGCGGCCACGTGGGTGTGGTGGGGCAGGCAATCGTCGGCGCAGCGGCCCTGGACGGATACCACCTCGTGGAAGTGCCGAACGAGCAGCTGGCTGCGGAACTTGCCGTGAAGCTGGCGGCCAGCCACTCGGGTGACTTCGTGATCATAGGCGGCCCCGAAGGGCTCATCACCTCCGATGACCGGATCCGCGGCTTCCAGTCCGGCCTGGCCGCGGCCGGCCGCCCGGCAGCCGAGGTCCTCCGCGCCTCCTTCAACCGTGCCGGCGGCTATGAGGCCGGGCTTGTGCTGGCGGACCGCATGAGGGACGCCCGGAATGCCGAACCGGCGAACGAAGGCGCGAAACCGGCACTGTGCATCTTCGCCGCCAACGACGTCATGGCAATCGGCGCCACCGCGGCGCTCCGTTCCCTGGGATTCCGGGTTCCCCGCCACGCCCTGGTGGCCGGCTTCGACGACATCGAAACCCTCAGGGACTTCCGCCCCGGACTCTCAACGGTCCGCCTTCCGCTCGAAGAGATCGGCCGCCTGGCCACCCTGAGCACCGTGGGCCCCGACGTTCACGGCGGACTGGACATGGACCGCGACGGCGGCACAGCCGTCACGGGTCAGGTGACGCTCCGGCGGAGTACAGATTGGACTCCCTGA
- a CDS encoding ROK family transcriptional regulator translates to MSLEKNHDGRGTLPAPGRVEDVRRGNLVRVLAALAQARTDPRRYPTRADLASLTGLTKASVSSLVAELADSGLVTESGATRDGERGRPGVGLELSTRRGVVGMEINVDYISAGVLDLGGTLRAHRTLECGNRGQPPGSVMALLAGLVSDVAAEASLAGIEILGGVLAVPGLVDTATGTVSSAPNLHWQDVTLELDGLLPAAPLGTVLHNEANCAALGELWYGHGQDFRDYLFVSGEVGVGGGLVIGSRLFSGPRGQAGEVGHVVVEPSGPDCSCGGRGCLETFAGQEAIFSEAGIAPGAASVRLTDLAERLVAGDAAATSAVERAGHYLGIAAASTARLMNLSAVVLGGHFTRMGPWIAPAVLRSLADYAPGVVSPSRVAVSELGQSAALLGAAGTALRSVLAAPHSLTPAGQGPSGS, encoded by the coding sequence ATGTCACTGGAAAAAAATCACGACGGCCGCGGGACGCTTCCGGCGCCGGGCCGTGTGGAGGACGTCCGGCGTGGCAACCTGGTCCGGGTCCTTGCTGCCCTCGCGCAGGCAAGGACGGATCCGCGGCGCTATCCGACGCGCGCCGACCTTGCCTCCCTCACAGGCTTGACCAAGGCGTCCGTGTCCAGCCTGGTGGCGGAACTGGCGGACTCCGGGCTGGTCACGGAATCGGGCGCCACGAGGGATGGTGAACGCGGACGCCCGGGGGTGGGCCTCGAGCTCAGCACCCGCCGCGGCGTGGTGGGCATGGAGATCAACGTGGATTACATCTCGGCCGGCGTGCTTGACCTCGGCGGAACGCTGCGCGCCCACCGGACCCTGGAATGCGGCAACCGCGGCCAGCCGCCTGGATCCGTGATGGCCCTCCTGGCCGGACTCGTCAGCGACGTCGCTGCGGAGGCGTCCTTGGCAGGAATCGAGATCCTCGGCGGCGTATTGGCCGTCCCCGGCCTGGTGGACACGGCAACCGGCACCGTTTCCAGCGCCCCCAACCTCCACTGGCAGGACGTCACCCTGGAGCTCGACGGGTTGCTGCCCGCTGCGCCGTTGGGCACTGTGCTGCACAACGAGGCAAACTGCGCTGCCCTGGGCGAGCTCTGGTACGGTCACGGGCAGGATTTCCGGGACTACCTGTTTGTCTCCGGCGAGGTGGGCGTCGGCGGCGGGCTGGTCATCGGATCCAGGCTCTTCTCCGGACCCCGCGGACAGGCGGGCGAGGTGGGCCACGTGGTCGTGGAACCTTCGGGTCCGGACTGCTCGTGCGGCGGCCGCGGCTGCCTGGAAACGTTCGCGGGCCAGGAGGCCATCTTCTCCGAGGCCGGCATTGCCCCGGGGGCAGCATCGGTCCGGCTCACGGACCTGGCTGAACGGCTTGTCGCCGGAGATGCGGCGGCAACGTCAGCCGTTGAGCGCGCCGGGCACTACCTGGGCATCGCCGCAGCCTCCACGGCCCGGCTGATGAACCTCTCCGCCGTGGTGCTGGGCGGGCATTTCACCCGGATGGGGCCGTGGATTGCGCCGGCTGTGCTGCGGAGCCTGGCTGATTATGCACCCGGTGTCGTCAGCCCCTCGAGGGTGGCGGTCTCGGAACTCGGCCAGTCGGCTGCCCTCCTCGGCGCAGCAGGCACTGCCCTGCGATCCGTCCTCGCCGCCCCGCACAGCCTGACACCGGCAGGCCAGGGCCCGTCCGGTAGCTAG
- a CDS encoding sugar phosphate isomerase/epimerase family protein, with product MSNDFSRLSLNSATTKKWTLAEAVDGCARAGIPAIGPWRDRVHEAGVEKAAKLIKDAGLRVSSLCRGGFLTAPDAEGQAGALADNRAAILEAVALDTRELFLVVGGLAPGEKDVVAARRRVADRLADLVPFAVENGVRLVLEPLHPMYAADRALISTLGQALDLAAPYDAKAVGVAVDTFHVWWDPDLKAQIERAGREGRLASYQVCDFNLPIAADALLSRGMMGDGVIDFATIGTWVRDAGYTGDIEVEIFNQEIWDADGDSVLATMKERYAALVLPFA from the coding sequence ATGAGCAACGACTTCTCAAGGCTGTCCCTCAACAGCGCCACCACCAAGAAATGGACCCTGGCCGAGGCCGTTGACGGCTGCGCCCGTGCCGGTATCCCCGCTATTGGCCCGTGGCGTGACCGCGTCCACGAAGCCGGAGTGGAGAAAGCTGCGAAGCTCATCAAGGACGCCGGCCTGCGTGTTTCCTCGCTGTGCCGGGGCGGCTTCCTGACAGCGCCGGACGCCGAAGGACAGGCGGGCGCACTTGCCGACAACCGTGCCGCGATCCTGGAAGCCGTGGCGTTGGATACCCGGGAGCTCTTCCTTGTGGTCGGTGGCCTTGCCCCGGGGGAGAAGGACGTGGTGGCCGCCCGCCGGCGCGTTGCCGACCGCCTCGCGGACCTGGTTCCGTTCGCCGTCGAGAACGGCGTGCGGCTGGTCCTTGAACCACTGCACCCGATGTACGCCGCCGACCGCGCCCTGATCTCCACCCTGGGCCAGGCCCTGGACCTGGCGGCGCCGTACGACGCCAAAGCCGTCGGCGTCGCCGTCGACACGTTCCACGTCTGGTGGGACCCGGACCTGAAGGCGCAGATCGAACGGGCAGGGCGGGAGGGCCGCCTCGCGTCCTACCAGGTCTGCGACTTCAACCTGCCCATCGCCGCCGACGCCCTGTTGTCCCGGGGCATGATGGGCGACGGCGTCATCGACTTCGCGACCATCGGCACGTGGGTCCGGGACGCCGGCTACACCGGCGACATCGAAGTGGAAATCTTCAACCAGGAAATCTGGGACGCTGACGGCGACAGCGTCCTGGCCACCATGAAGGAGCGCTACGCGGCACTCGTCCTGCCGTTCGCCTGA
- a CDS encoding alpha/beta hydrolase, whose amino-acid sequence MEPAGLSAVPANVPAGRESPAILVLPGGGYQRHADHEAEPVAGWLSSLGIHAFVLRYRVAPHRHPAPLADAKAALAWIRSGGHGLAVDGSRVGVLGFSAGGHLAATLAAGIPTGDDALDVPDSRPDLAILCYPVVSFETSVHQGSIDNLLGASPSRELLAGLSAELTVTGRTPPAFIWHTFDDGAVDVQHSLRYALALRQAAVPAELHVFPEGRHGLGLASGVAGVERWTELCATWLDGHGWRE is encoded by the coding sequence ATGGAGCCGGCAGGCCTCAGCGCCGTCCCCGCAAACGTCCCTGCGGGCCGGGAGTCCCCGGCCATCCTGGTCCTTCCCGGCGGCGGCTACCAACGCCACGCGGACCACGAGGCCGAGCCGGTGGCCGGGTGGCTTTCGTCGCTGGGCATCCATGCCTTCGTGCTGCGCTACCGGGTGGCTCCGCACCGCCATCCCGCGCCGCTGGCGGACGCGAAGGCCGCCCTGGCCTGGATCCGGAGCGGCGGGCACGGACTGGCAGTGGACGGCTCACGTGTCGGGGTCCTCGGATTCTCCGCAGGCGGTCACCTGGCTGCCACGCTGGCCGCAGGCATCCCCACCGGCGACGACGCACTGGACGTGCCGGATTCCCGTCCGGACCTCGCCATCCTGTGCTATCCCGTGGTGTCCTTCGAAACGTCCGTCCACCAGGGCAGCATCGATAACCTGCTCGGCGCCTCGCCGTCCAGGGAACTCCTGGCCGGGCTCTCCGCCGAGCTGACCGTGACCGGCCGGACTCCCCCGGCCTTCATCTGGCACACCTTTGACGACGGTGCCGTTGATGTCCAACACAGCCTGCGCTATGCCTTGGCGCTGCGCCAGGCGGCCGTGCCGGCCGAACTGCATGTGTTTCCGGAGGGCCGGCACGGGCTGGGCCTCGCTTCCGGAGTCGCCGGCGTGGAGCGGTGGACTGAACTGTGCGCCACGTGGCTTGACGGACACGGGTGGCGCGAGTGA
- the ettA gene encoding energy-dependent translational throttle protein EttA, with protein sequence MAEFIYTMTKARKAVGEKLILDDVSMSFFPGAKIGVVGPNGAGKSTILKIMAGLDTPSNGEARLSPGYTVGILLQEPPLNEEKTVLGNVQEGVGEIYGKIQRFNEISEEMASPDADYDTLLEEMGHLQEAIDAADAWDLDSQLEQAMDALRCPPADADVTLLSGGERRRVALCKLLLQKPDLLLLDEPTNHLDAESVLWLEQHLSSYAGAVLAVTHDRYFLDHVAEWIAEVDRGHLYPYEGNYSTYLEKKRARLEIQGKKDAKQAKRLTEELEWVRSNAKGRQTKSKARLARYEEMAAEADRTRKLDFEEIQIPPGPRLGGLVLEAKNLQKGFEDRTLIDGLSFTLPRNGIVGVIGPNGVGKTTLFKTIVGLEPLDGGDLKIGDSVKISYADQSRGGIDPNKSLWEVVSDGLDYIQVGHVEMPSRAYVAAFGFKGPDQQKKAGVLSGGERNRLNLALTLKQGGNLLLLDEPTNDLDVETLSSLENALLEFPGCAVVVSHDRWFLDRVATHILAYEGDEENPSKWYWFEGNFESYEENKVERLGPDAAKPHRVTHRRLTRD encoded by the coding sequence ATGGCGGAATTTATCTACACAATGACCAAGGCCCGTAAGGCTGTTGGCGAAAAACTTATTCTCGACGACGTAAGCATGTCCTTCTTTCCGGGGGCCAAGATTGGTGTTGTTGGCCCCAACGGTGCCGGTAAGTCCACCATCCTCAAGATCATGGCCGGCCTGGACACTCCCTCCAACGGTGAAGCGCGGCTCAGCCCGGGCTACACGGTAGGCATCCTTCTCCAGGAGCCGCCGCTGAACGAGGAGAAGACGGTCCTGGGCAACGTCCAGGAGGGCGTCGGCGAGATCTACGGGAAGATCCAGCGCTTCAACGAGATCTCCGAGGAAATGGCCAGCCCTGATGCTGACTACGACACCCTGCTGGAGGAAATGGGCCACCTCCAGGAAGCCATCGACGCCGCCGACGCCTGGGACCTCGACTCCCAGCTCGAGCAGGCCATGGATGCCCTTCGCTGCCCGCCTGCCGATGCCGACGTGACCCTCCTTTCCGGTGGTGAGCGCCGCCGTGTCGCGTTGTGCAAGCTGCTGCTGCAGAAGCCGGACCTGCTGCTCCTCGACGAGCCCACCAACCACCTCGATGCCGAGAGCGTTCTCTGGCTGGAACAGCACCTCTCCAGCTACGCGGGTGCGGTCCTGGCCGTCACCCACGACCGGTACTTCCTGGACCACGTGGCCGAATGGATCGCGGAAGTGGACCGCGGCCACCTCTACCCGTACGAGGGCAACTACTCCACGTACCTGGAAAAGAAGCGCGCCCGCCTTGAAATCCAGGGCAAGAAGGACGCCAAGCAGGCCAAGCGACTCACTGAAGAACTCGAGTGGGTCCGCTCCAACGCCAAGGGCCGCCAGACAAAGTCCAAGGCCCGCCTTGCGCGCTACGAGGAAATGGCTGCAGAGGCGGACCGCACCCGGAAGCTCGACTTCGAAGAGATCCAGATTCCTCCGGGACCCCGGCTCGGCGGCCTGGTGCTCGAAGCCAAGAACCTGCAGAAGGGCTTCGAGGACCGCACCCTCATCGACGGCCTCTCCTTCACGCTTCCCCGCAACGGCATCGTCGGCGTCATCGGCCCCAACGGCGTTGGCAAGACCACGCTCTTCAAGACGATCGTGGGCCTGGAACCCCTTGACGGCGGCGACCTGAAGATCGGTGACTCCGTCAAGATCTCCTACGCTGACCAGAGCCGCGGGGGGATCGATCCCAACAAGTCCCTCTGGGAGGTTGTCTCGGACGGCCTCGACTACATCCAGGTCGGCCACGTTGAAATGCCGTCACGTGCCTACGTCGCGGCGTTCGGATTCAAAGGCCCGGACCAGCAGAAGAAGGCAGGTGTGCTCTCCGGTGGTGAGCGCAACCGCCTGAACCTGGCGCTGACCCTCAAGCAGGGCGGCAACCTGCTGCTCCTTGACGAACCCACCAACGACCTGGACGTCGAGACGCTCAGCAGCCTCGAAAACGCACTGCTGGAATTCCCCGGCTGCGCCGTCGTGGTGTCGCACGACCGCTGGTTCCTGGACCGAGTGGCCACGCACATCCTGGCCTATGAAGGCGACGAGGAAAACCCGTCCAAGTGGTACTGGTTCGAGGGCAACTTCGAGTCGTATGAGGAAAACAAGGTGGAGCGCCTCGGCCCCGATGCGGCCAAGCCGCACCGCGTCACGCACCGCCGCCTGACCCGCGACTAG
- a CDS encoding LapA family protein, which translates to MTQQSPDNEPRETAAPSPQSELAQPVPAQPEPAQPGPARPTPAQPTPSTPPAASPLPEDRHVTRAGMVWAAVATALAVMVLLIIFILQNQDYVQVRYFGLEGAVPLGIALFIAAVGGGVLVAVAGAARIIQLRAAAHRRRVLAQRVR; encoded by the coding sequence ATGACTCAGCAATCACCGGACAACGAGCCGCGCGAGACAGCCGCACCATCACCCCAGTCTGAGCTGGCACAGCCGGTCCCGGCCCAGCCTGAGCCGGCACAGCCCGGCCCGGCCCGGCCAACGCCGGCACAGCCAACGCCATCAACTCCGCCAGCAGCGTCGCCCCTGCCCGAGGACCGCCACGTCACCAGGGCAGGCATGGTCTGGGCCGCCGTAGCCACCGCTTTGGCGGTGATGGTGCTCCTGATCATCTTCATCCTGCAGAACCAGGATTATGTGCAGGTCCGGTACTTCGGACTCGAGGGCGCGGTGCCGCTGGGCATCGCGCTGTTCATCGCGGCTGTCGGCGGCGGGGTGCTCGTGGCTGTCGCCGGGGCCGCACGAATCATCCAACTGCGGGCCGCGGCCCACCGCCGCCGCGTCCTTGCGCAGCGGGTCCGCTAA
- a CDS encoding dihydrodipicolinate synthase family protein, whose product MTSLILPTGDGGTREYRLQPAPAWSKPVAPITSRHAYAAAHVIPEVTADNTPGAPARLDWDATMAYRHELWSYGLGVADAMDTAQRGMGLDWAATQQLIKRTGVEAASVVEAGGPATAGKSVRDLVSCGAGTDQLDLAALPTGAAGIQAVLDAYREQVAVVSEAGPKVILMASRALAKAASGPDDYLHVYSTLLQEADQPVILHWLGTMFDPALAGYWGSDDVSTATDTFLSLIREHADKVDGVKVSLLDASHEVALRASLPEGVRLYTGDDFNYPELIDGDGTRHSDALLGIFAAIYPAASAALQSYDAGDAVRARAILDSTRELGKHIFSAPTFYYKAGIAFMSWLNGKQPGFQMVGGLHSGRSVVHLAKTFELADQAGLLKDPALAAFRMSDYLRINGVGV is encoded by the coding sequence ATGACATCACTGATCCTTCCCACCGGCGACGGCGGAACCCGCGAATACCGGCTGCAGCCGGCACCCGCCTGGTCCAAGCCCGTGGCACCCATCACCTCGCGGCACGCCTACGCCGCAGCCCATGTCATCCCCGAAGTCACCGCGGACAACACTCCGGGAGCCCCGGCCCGCCTCGACTGGGACGCCACCATGGCCTACCGGCACGAACTCTGGTCCTACGGCCTCGGGGTGGCTGACGCCATGGACACAGCCCAGCGCGGCATGGGCCTGGACTGGGCGGCCACCCAGCAACTGATCAAGCGCACCGGCGTCGAGGCCGCATCCGTTGTCGAAGCGGGTGGCCCGGCCACGGCCGGCAAGTCAGTCCGCGACCTGGTGTCCTGCGGCGCCGGCACCGACCAGCTGGACCTGGCCGCCCTGCCGACAGGTGCTGCCGGAATCCAGGCTGTCCTGGACGCCTACCGCGAGCAGGTCGCCGTCGTCTCCGAGGCCGGACCCAAAGTCATCCTCATGGCCTCACGGGCACTGGCGAAGGCGGCGAGCGGTCCGGACGACTACCTGCATGTGTACTCCACCCTCCTGCAGGAAGCGGACCAGCCGGTGATCCTGCACTGGCTGGGCACCATGTTCGATCCGGCCCTGGCCGGCTACTGGGGCTCGGACGACGTCTCCACAGCCACAGACACCTTCCTGTCCCTGATCCGCGAGCATGCGGACAAGGTGGACGGGGTCAAGGTTTCGCTCCTTGACGCCAGCCACGAGGTGGCGCTCCGTGCGTCCCTCCCCGAGGGTGTCCGCCTGTACACCGGCGACGACTTCAACTATCCGGAACTGATCGACGGCGACGGCACCCGCCACTCGGATGCCCTGCTGGGCATCTTCGCCGCCATCTACCCGGCAGCATCGGCCGCGCTGCAAAGCTACGACGCCGGCGACGCCGTCAGGGCCCGCGCCATCCTGGACTCCACCCGGGAACTGGGCAAGCACATCTTCAGCGCACCCACGTTCTACTACAAGGCCGGCATCGCGTTCATGTCCTGGCTCAACGGCAAGCAGCCGGGGTTCCAGATGGTGGGCGGACTGCACTCGGGCCGCTCCGTCGTGCACCTTGCGAAGACCTTCGAACTGGCTGACCAGGCAGGCCTGCTCAAGGACCCTGCCCTTGCCGCGTTCCGGATGTCGGACTACCTGCGCATCAACGGAGTGGGAGTATGA